A part of Caldicellulosiruptor owensensis OL genomic DNA contains:
- the leuD gene encoding 3-isopropylmalate dehydratase small subunit: MIFKGKAHKYYDNIDTDVIIPARYLNTSDPAELAKHCLEDLDKEFVNKVKKGDILVAGKNFGCGSSREHAPIAIKACGVSCVIAKSFARIFYRNAINIGLPIVECEEAVDGIEAGDEVEVDLVNGVIKNITKNKEFNAKPFPEFMQNIMKAGGLIEFVKGELKKDA; this comes from the coding sequence ATGATTTTCAAAGGGAAAGCTCACAAGTATTATGATAACATTGATACAGATGTTATAATCCCCGCAAGATATCTTAATACATCTGACCCGGCTGAACTTGCAAAACACTGTTTGGAAGATTTAGATAAAGAATTTGTCAACAAAGTTAAAAAGGGCGATATTTTGGTTGCAGGAAAAAACTTTGGCTGTGGTTCGTCAAGGGAGCATGCGCCAATTGCTATAAAGGCATGCGGAGTTTCTTGTGTGATTGCTAAGTCGTTTGCAAGAATATTTTACAGAAATGCTATAAACATTGGTCTTCCAATTGTTGAATGCGAAGAGGCAGTAGATGGAATAGAAGCAGGCGATGAGGTGGAAGTTGATCTTGTAAATGGAGTTATAAAAAATATTACAAAAAATAAAGAGTTCAATGCAAAACCGTTTCCAGAGTTTATGCAAAATATAATGAAGGCAGGCGGACTTATAGAGTTTGTAAAAGGAGAGTTGAAAAAAGATGCATAG
- the leuC gene encoding 3-isopropylmalate dehydratase large subunit, producing the protein MAKPMTMSQKILAYHAGKEYVEPGDLIFANVDLVLGNDVTTPVAIKEFEKIGVDKVFDKDKIAIVPDHFTPNKDIKSAQQCKMVREFAKKYEITNYFEVGEMGIEHALLPEKGLVVPGDLVIGADSHTCTYGALGSFSTGIGSTDMACAMATGKCWFKVPEAIKFVLYGKKTGWTSGKDIILHIIGMIGVDGALYKSMEYTGEGLKSLSMDDRFTIANMAIEAGAKNGIFEVDEKTIEYVKQHSTKPYKIFKADEDAEYSQVFEIDISKIRPTVAFPHLPENTKTIDEITEKIYIDQVVIGSCTNGRIEDLRIAAKILKGRKVKKGLRCIIFPATQNIYKQALKEGLIEIFIDAGCVVSTPTCGPCLGGHMGILADGEKALATTNRNFVGRMGHPNSEVYLSSPAIAAASAVLGYIGSPEELGMKGDEE; encoded by the coding sequence ATGGCAAAACCTATGACAATGTCTCAAAAGATTTTAGCGTACCATGCAGGAAAAGAATATGTTGAGCCAGGAGACTTGATTTTTGCAAATGTTGACCTTGTTTTGGGAAATGATGTTACAACACCTGTTGCAATAAAAGAGTTTGAAAAAATAGGAGTTGATAAGGTTTTTGATAAAGACAAAATTGCGATTGTGCCTGATCATTTTACTCCAAACAAAGATATAAAGTCTGCTCAACAGTGTAAAATGGTTCGAGAGTTTGCTAAAAAGTATGAGATTACAAACTACTTTGAAGTTGGCGAGATGGGAATTGAACATGCACTTTTGCCAGAAAAAGGCTTGGTTGTACCTGGTGATTTGGTAATTGGTGCAGACTCACATACTTGCACATATGGTGCTCTCGGTAGTTTTTCAACAGGAATAGGTTCGACTGACATGGCATGTGCAATGGCAACAGGAAAATGCTGGTTTAAAGTTCCAGAGGCTATAAAGTTTGTTCTCTACGGCAAGAAAACTGGCTGGACATCTGGAAAGGATATCATACTTCACATTATTGGTATGATAGGTGTCGATGGTGCACTTTATAAGTCTATGGAATACACAGGTGAAGGTTTAAAGTCACTTTCAATGGATGACAGGTTTACCATTGCTAATATGGCAATTGAAGCAGGCGCAAAGAATGGTATATTTGAGGTTGATGAAAAGACAATTGAATATGTAAAACAACATTCAACAAAGCCTTATAAAATCTTCAAGGCAGACGAGGATGCAGAGTATTCACAGGTGTTTGAGATAGATATTTCGAAAATAAGACCTACAGTAGCCTTCCCACACCTTCCAGAGAACACAAAGACAATTGATGAGATAACAGAAAAGATTTATATTGACCAGGTGGTAATTGGCTCTTGTACAAACGGCAGAATTGAAGACCTGAGGATTGCAGCAAAGATCTTAAAAGGTAGAAAGGTTAAAAAAGGACTCAGATGTATCATATTCCCTGCAACACAGAATATATACAAGCAAGCATTAAAAGAGGGGCTCATTGAAATATTCATCGACGCTGGATGTGTTGTATCAACACCAACGTGCGGTCCATGTCTTGGAGGACATATGGGAATTTTGGCAGATGGTGAGAAAGCTCTTGCTACAACAAACAGAAACTTTGTTGGTAGAATGGGTCATCCAAATAGTGAAGTTTATCTGTCATCACCTGCAATTGCTGCAGCATCAGCAGTTTTAGGCTATATCGGGTCACCAGAAGAGCTTGGTATGAAGGGAGATGAAGAGTGA
- a CDS encoding chemotaxis protein CheW, whose protein sequence is MKQYVIFNVGDFSFGVDILEIVEIIKPSKIVKVPAMPQYVEGIIDVRGTSVPVYNLAKRLGIDSKAETQKIMIVELSKFPIGFLVDDVSEILKIEDDKIEKASENIRGIKRKFIDSVARVGDDMIIILDLKNVLTIEEENEISDMLTEKNQ, encoded by the coding sequence ATGAAACAGTATGTTATTTTCAATGTGGGCGACTTCAGCTTTGGGGTTGACATACTTGAGATTGTAGAGATTATAAAGCCAAGCAAGATTGTAAAAGTACCAGCTATGCCCCAGTATGTTGAAGGAATAATTGATGTGAGAGGTACATCTGTTCCTGTTTACAATCTTGCAAAGCGGCTTGGAATTGACTCAAAGGCTGAGACCCAGAAAATTATGATTGTTGAGCTTTCTAAGTTTCCTATTGGTTTTTTGGTGGATGATGTCTCTGAGATACTTAAGATTGAAGATGACAAGATTGAAAAGGCAAGTGAGAATATCAGAGGAATCAAGAGAAAGTTTATTGATTCAGTTGCTCGGGTGGGCGATGATATGATTATCATTCTTGATCTTAAGAATGTACTTACAATTGAAGAGGAAAATGAAATATCTGATATGCTTACAGAAAAAAATCAATAG
- the prfB gene encoding peptide chain release factor 2 (programmed frameshift) gives MMMLEEILQRLEKAEEDLKEMRVSLDIDRLENELKWLESETSNPDFWQDLENSQKVLQKIKRLKDKIERFQKLYSQWEDLKVLTELSLEEGNHDMAEELEKELLDLERKIEDFKIEVLLNGPYDKNNAILSIHAGAGGTEAQDWAEMLLRMYTRWAAKKGYKVETLDILPGEEAGIKNVTVRIVGENAYGYLKAEKGVHRLVRISPFDAAGRRHTSFAAVEVLPEVEDDTDIEIKEEDLEIDTFRASGAGGQHVNKTESAVRIKHIPTGIVVTCQNERSQHKNREIALKILKAKLLELKEKERREKIQKLKGEQTEIGWGNQIRSYVFCPYTLVKDHRTEAEVGNVEAVMDGEIDVFINAYLKKFRNEEEVA, from the exons ATGATGATGCTTGAAGAAATTTTACAGAGACTCGAAAAAGCAGAAGAAGATCTCAAAGAAATGAGGGTTTCTCTT GACATCGACAGGCTGGAAAATGAACTAAAATGGTTGGAGAGTGAGACTTCAAATCCTGATTTCTGGCAGGACTTAGAGAACTCTCAAAAAGTTTTACAAAAAATAAAGAGGCTAAAAGACAAGATAGAAAGGTTCCAAAAGTTATACTCGCAGTGGGAAGATTTAAAGGTGCTGACAGAGCTGAGCTTGGAAGAAGGAAACCATGATATGGCAGAAGAGCTTGAAAAAGAGCTTTTGGACCTTGAGAGGAAAATAGAGGATTTCAAGATAGAAGTTCTTTTAAACGGTCCGTATGATAAAAACAATGCAATACTCTCAATTCATGCGGGTGCGGGTGGTACAGAAGCTCAGGACTGGGCAGAGATGCTTTTAAGAATGTATACGCGCTGGGCAGCAAAAAAAGGGTACAAGGTTGAAACTCTGGACATTTTACCCGGTGAAGAGGCAGGTATAAAGAATGTTACAGTTCGCATAGTTGGTGAGAATGCTTATGGGTATCTTAAAGCTGAAAAAGGAGTTCACAGGCTTGTGAGGATTTCTCCATTTGATGCGGCAGGGAGAAGACATACTTCCTTTGCAGCGGTAGAAGTCCTACCTGAGGTTGAAGATGACACTGATATTGAGATAAAGGAAGAGGATTTGGAGATTGACACATTCAGAGCATCTGGTGCAGGTGGCCAGCATGTTAACAAAACAGAATCAGCTGTTAGAATAAAGCATATTCCAACAGGTATTGTTGTTACGTGCCAAAATGAGAGGTCCCAGCACAAGAACAGAGAAATTGCACTTAAAATCTTAAAAGCAAAACTGTTAGAGCTCAAAGAAAAGGAAAGAAGAGAGAAGATTCAAAAACTCAAGGGTGAGCAGACAGAAATTGGCTGGGGAAATCAAATAAGGTCTTATGTATTTTGTCCGTATACACTGGTTAAAGACCACAGGACAGAAGCAGAAGTTGGAAATGTTGAGGCAGTAATGGACGGTGAGATAGATGTCTTCATAAATGCGTATTTGAAAAAGTTTAGAAATGAGGAGGAAGTTGCATGA